Proteins encoded within one genomic window of Rhododendron vialii isolate Sample 1 chromosome 1a, ASM3025357v1:
- the LOC131335466 gene encoding uncharacterized protein LOC131335466 codes for MNSEKEEVSVPRRRLSCTKCIDALWFCYSPVHQMQQYYRVGVLDNCSQKWTALVDCLSLKTKQSSEVEEILENREKAKPHIWSFRTPEESASHWQDLFGHLDEVE; via the exons ATGAATTCGGAGAAGGAAGAAGTCTCCGTCCCTCGGCGGCGCTTATCCTGCACCAAATGCATCGATGCTCTCTGGTTTTGCTATT CTCCAGTCCACCAGATGCAGCAGTATTATCGAGTTGGTGTCCTCGACAACTGTTCTCAGAAATGGACTGCTCTCGTTGACTGCTTAAGTctgaaaacaaaacaatcatCTGAAGTAGAG GAAATCCTGGAAAATCGCGAGAAAGCTAAACCCCACATCTGGTCTTTTCGGACTCCTGAAGAATCAGCTTCCCACTGGCAAGATCTTTTCGGACATTTAGATGAAGTTGAATGA